In Primulina huaijiensis isolate GDHJ02 chromosome 4, ASM1229523v2, whole genome shotgun sequence, a genomic segment contains:
- the LOC140974918 gene encoding uncharacterized protein produces MPFGYVVWMTYTEMPPRRILLRTDMVRQEDNIPQPPPVQDASARVLAGMARYFEQLVGNEARVRPEAVYEHFRKMHPDDFHGTTDPFVAERWIRSLEVIFRYMDMADVDRVRCTIYLLKGDASLWWEGAERGVNMVTLTWEEFKRVFYDKYFTSDKSDRGCHFVPLIANDAVEKLLHFLNGLRPTIGRDVMLVDPTHFTTAIPRAFIAEQSLKDIEWELQRKRNRAQQANQINKKPHTGTTKQPEPPKPQGQPPRGNILKADERPLCKECNRPHLGECRWGTYKCFKCGELGHKAVECTKPRQP; encoded by the exons atGCCATTTGGTTACGTGGTTTGGATGACGTAtacagagatgcctcctagaAGAATTTTGCTTAGAACTGATATGGTTAGACAGGAGGATAATATTCCACAGCCTCCACCTGTTCAGGATGCTAGTGCCCGCGTACTAGCCGGTATGGCCCGTTACTTTGAGCAACTTGTAGGGAATGAAGCTAGGGTTAGACCGGAGGCTGTATATGAGCATTTTAGGAAGATGCATCCCGATGATTTTCATGGTactactgatccattcgttGCTGAGAGATGGATTAGATCTTTAGAGGTGATCTTTCGTTACATGGACATGGCGGACGTCGACCGAGTTCGCTGTACCATCTATCTGTTGAAGGGTgacgcttccttatggtgggaaggagcggAGCGAGGAGTGAACATGGTGACATTGACTTGGGAGGAGTTCAAGAGGGTGTTCTATGATAAGTACTTCACCTCTGAT AAGTCTgataggggctgtcactttgttcCTTTGATTGCCAACGAtgctgttgaaaaattattacattttcTAAATGGTTTGAGGCCGACAATCGGACGTGATGTGATGCTTGTCGATCCTACTCATTTTACTACTGCCATTCCCAGAGCTTTTATAGCCGAGCAGTCACTCAAAGATATTGAATGGGAGTTACAACGAAAGAGAAATCGTGCTCAGCAAGCCAATCAGATCAATAAGAAGCCTCACACAGGAACAACAAAGCAACCAGAGCCACCAAAACCTCAAGGACAACCACCTAGAGGGAATATTCTAAAGGCTGATGAGAGACCActatgcaaggagtgcaatcggcCACATCTTGGCGAGTGCAGATGGGGCACctacaagtgcttcaagtgtggagagTTGGGACACAAGGCTGTGGAATGCACAAAGCCTAGGCAACCATGA